In the Advenella kashmirensis WT001 genome, one interval contains:
- a CDS encoding uroporphyrinogen-III synthase has translation MQWPQGLHAGCVGPGTVQALQRQGVAQQQILCPTDDQPYDSSGFLARFKASAVFACVNTVLIACGTTGNPWLAGQLQDLSLEVTRLPLYRRDARQWDVQQQHLMRSLFADPAEKKYVVLTSPQGIAAFVDNLAAVQIDPDSLARSTTFVVTHAGQVDSLRHAMQQQLPVLDAGALHIVQALPQDDAIFHTVTISD, from the coding sequence ATGCAATGGCCGCAAGGGCTGCATGCCGGTTGTGTAGGCCCGGGAACTGTACAGGCGCTGCAGCGCCAGGGCGTTGCGCAACAGCAGATTCTGTGTCCGACAGACGATCAGCCCTACGATTCCAGTGGTTTTCTGGCCCGGTTCAAGGCCAGCGCCGTTTTTGCTTGCGTCAACACTGTGTTGATTGCTTGTGGCACTACCGGCAACCCGTGGCTTGCCGGGCAATTGCAGGATCTGTCGCTTGAAGTTACGCGCCTGCCCTTGTACAGAAGGGATGCCAGACAGTGGGATGTGCAGCAGCAGCACCTGATGCGCAGCCTGTTTGCTGATCCGGCGGAGAAAAAATATGTGGTGCTGACCAGCCCCCAGGGGATAGCAGCATTCGTCGATAATCTGGCTGCAGTGCAGATAGACCCAGACTCATTGGCGCGATCCACAACCTTTGTAGTCACCCACGCAGGACAGGTCGATAGTTTGAGGCATGCCATGCAGCAACAACTGCCTGTGCTGGATGCCGGCGCACTGCACATCGTGCAGGCATTGCCGCAAGACGACGCAATTTTCCACACCGTTACAATCTCGGATTAA
- a CDS encoding heme biosynthesis HemY N-terminal domain-containing protein has translation MRTSLKLLVLFAVAVAAALLLRDSSGYFMVVTGDERRTVSLAAGLVFIVIAFFVFYLIFRFIGVLMDAPTRWRDWNQRRHTRKDYDLLERGWVELLEGRSSPAEKDLTRLLNRSRDSGRQALASLAAAKAAHNQSRYAERDALLLTAQAKAQGNPRMQDAATTIRAEMLLEQGESKQALALLEPLAKAGGANQDHIQKLLLRGYKQIGNQDKLLQVARALNKKGTIDSFEGQRLIEHAGAAVMKATTRDSWTNTWKSFSASEKAMPLIALAAAEKAQAAGQSDTAGQILEASLREHIDARLLNAYVQCPAEQVNARLTKAQQWLEKDENNPDLLNALGFLCLAAQLWGQAERYLTRSLKLREDPRTHTLLGALYDRLGKPAEAVKHWRFASASISMLPTVAGEKYLPAADTRMDPDGPPDRKRADQQIEQEHADEASEKTIYAKRPEADDEYFDSAPIPGIGADELNENRNHEKP, from the coding sequence ATGCGTACCAGTTTGAAATTACTTGTCCTGTTTGCTGTTGCTGTTGCTGCCGCACTTTTGCTGCGTGATTCCAGCGGCTATTTCATGGTTGTGACTGGCGATGAGCGCCGCACGGTATCGCTGGCCGCCGGCCTGGTCTTTATTGTCATCGCTTTTTTCGTCTTTTATCTGATCTTTCGCTTTATTGGTGTCCTGATGGATGCGCCCACGCGATGGCGCGATTGGAATCAGCGCCGGCATACCCGCAAGGACTATGATCTCCTGGAACGGGGCTGGGTTGAATTGCTGGAAGGGCGAAGCAGCCCGGCAGAGAAGGATTTGACCCGCCTGCTCAATCGCAGTCGCGACAGTGGCCGGCAGGCGCTGGCCAGTCTGGCGGCAGCCAAGGCAGCGCACAACCAGTCGCGTTATGCTGAACGGGATGCGTTGCTTCTGACAGCACAGGCCAAGGCGCAGGGCAACCCCAGAATGCAGGATGCCGCCACCACTATCCGTGCGGAAATGCTGCTGGAACAGGGTGAATCCAAACAGGCGCTGGCATTGCTTGAACCCTTGGCAAAAGCCGGAGGCGCCAACCAGGATCATATTCAGAAGCTGCTGCTGCGTGGTTACAAGCAAATTGGCAATCAGGATAAACTGCTGCAGGTAGCGCGAGCACTGAACAAGAAAGGAACCATCGATAGTTTCGAGGGCCAGCGTCTCATTGAACATGCCGGCGCGGCAGTCATGAAAGCGACCACGCGGGACAGTTGGACCAATACCTGGAAATCGTTCAGCGCGTCGGAAAAGGCCATGCCGCTTATTGCGCTGGCTGCCGCTGAAAAAGCGCAGGCCGCCGGGCAGTCCGATACAGCAGGGCAGATACTGGAAGCGTCGTTGCGGGAACATATTGATGCACGGCTGCTCAATGCCTATGTACAGTGTCCGGCAGAACAGGTCAATGCACGCCTGACCAAAGCGCAGCAATGGCTCGAAAAAGATGAAAATAATCCAGATCTGCTCAATGCGCTTGGCTTCCTGTGCCTGGCTGCACAATTGTGGGGTCAGGCTGAACGCTATCTGACGCGCAGCCTCAAGCTGCGTGAGGATCCGCGCACGCACACCTTGCTTGGTGCACTTTATGACCGCCTGGGCAAGCCAGCCGAGGCCGTCAAGCACTGGCGGTTTGCCTCGGCCTCCATTTCGATGTTGCCCACAGTGGCAGGAGAAAAATATCTACCTGCGGCCGATACGCGCATGGATCCCGATGGCCCGCCTGACCGCAAGCGTGCCGATCAGCAAATCGAACAGGAACATGCAGATGAGGCGTCTGAAAAAACAATCTATGCCAAACGGCCGGAAGCCGATGACGAGTACTTTGACAGTGCACCCATCCCGGGTATCGGGGCGGATGAATTGAATGAAAATCGTAACCACGAAAAACCGTAA
- a CDS encoding uroporphyrinogen-III C-methyltransferase, translating into MEKKQDDARNTENEKKPEAAGQHAKPGSVAPDTVTDVELANEKSTPEKTAAQAGKADAAAAGKPVSGTAGGAIPPVATGKDDSNAGNGTKGPLIAAVVVVAAIAAGGYYYAQNHQSEPASSSQTTSEPASSAPAKTPESDAGQSGQAPGTSDSTGAADSSDSAKSDATSQTGSVQSGGTTPATTASGDAQAGTDGASEGASPVDTASTTSDAVSGSTSSTPMGPAATNSEPAQTGTATGGNATAQSSSTTPNEATSDDGTVDKTGSAASSGQDAAATPASAAGASGTAADTSQASGTPSAAVMGTGGFNGSLPADIRDQLDRQSAQIIALRDQLESSQKQLQQLQTSRLQASRDETTLFVVNDVSRLVTMAQNELAIAGNLENAVTSLETAIKAIDQADAPVLAGLRGALSADIVTLKAAPAMGVDAQFAKVAALSEKIDALPMLAPDQAGAKPMAGQSADVTSSPAQGANDTNPGAPSEVWYERAWNEVKTWPLAAWNGLRSDLGGIVRVEKLADPNQVLLTVDQAAQLRANLKQHLHFAQQALLNGQQGIWTSSLETVVKGIRQSFNQDSVETQEVLAQLQQLLKAGVRQQLPPITQSVKAVQETRKQLKSMNPGQE; encoded by the coding sequence ATGGAAAAAAAACAGGACGACGCGCGAAATACGGAAAATGAAAAAAAGCCGGAAGCGGCTGGCCAGCATGCGAAGCCAGGGAGCGTGGCGCCGGATACAGTGACAGATGTAGAGCTGGCAAACGAAAAAAGCACGCCTGAGAAAACGGCAGCACAGGCAGGCAAGGCCGATGCGGCAGCCGCGGGCAAGCCGGTTTCTGGCACTGCAGGCGGTGCCATTCCTCCTGTTGCGACGGGCAAAGACGATAGCAATGCAGGCAACGGCACCAAAGGTCCGTTGATTGCTGCGGTTGTGGTCGTGGCGGCAATTGCCGCTGGTGGTTATTACTACGCCCAGAATCATCAGTCCGAGCCTGCCAGCAGCAGTCAGACGACCAGTGAACCTGCTTCATCCGCACCGGCAAAGACGCCGGAGTCCGATGCCGGGCAATCGGGCCAGGCGCCTGGCACATCTGATTCAACAGGTGCAGCTGATTCTTCGGATTCTGCAAAATCTGACGCAACGAGCCAAACCGGGTCTGTCCAGAGCGGCGGCACAACGCCAGCCACGACAGCCAGTGGCGATGCTCAGGCCGGTACGGACGGTGCAAGCGAAGGCGCATCGCCTGTCGACACAGCGTCGACGACTTCGGATGCGGTCAGCGGCAGCACCAGCAGTACGCCCATGGGGCCAGCGGCAACCAATAGCGAGCCAGCGCAGACTGGAACTGCGACGGGCGGTAACGCAACAGCACAATCATCCAGTACAACACCGAATGAGGCTACCTCTGATGATGGGACGGTCGATAAGACCGGATCAGCCGCCTCATCTGGGCAAGACGCTGCTGCCACTCCTGCATCCGCTGCTGGCGCATCGGGAACGGCCGCAGATACGTCTCAGGCATCGGGCACGCCATCGGCTGCAGTGATGGGCACGGGCGGTTTTAACGGCTCGCTGCCGGCGGACATTCGTGATCAGCTTGATCGCCAGTCGGCGCAGATCATTGCGCTGCGCGATCAGCTGGAGTCTTCGCAGAAACAACTGCAACAGTTGCAAACCAGCCGTCTGCAGGCCTCTCGTGACGAGACAACTCTTTTTGTGGTCAATGATGTGAGCCGCCTGGTTACTATGGCGCAGAATGAGCTTGCCATTGCTGGCAATCTTGAGAATGCCGTGACTTCGCTGGAAACGGCAATCAAAGCCATAGACCAGGCCGATGCGCCGGTGTTGGCAGGGCTGCGTGGTGCTCTGTCGGCCGATATCGTTACCCTGAAAGCAGCACCTGCGATGGGCGTGGATGCGCAATTTGCCAAAGTGGCGGCGCTGTCCGAGAAAATTGATGCACTTCCCATGCTGGCTCCCGATCAGGCGGGTGCCAAACCCATGGCCGGGCAGTCTGCAGATGTGACGTCCTCACCTGCGCAAGGCGCGAACGATACGAACCCCGGGGCACCTTCAGAGGTCTGGTATGAGCGTGCCTGGAACGAGGTGAAAACCTGGCCGCTGGCTGCCTGGAACGGATTACGTTCAGATCTTGGTGGTATTGTGCGGGTAGAGAAACTGGCCGATCCGAATCAGGTGTTGCTCACGGTTGACCAGGCCGCCCAGTTGCGGGCGAATCTGAAGCAGCATTTGCATTTTGCCCAGCAGGCATTGCTCAATGGACAACAGGGGATCTGGACTTCATCGCTTGAAACCGTCGTCAAGGGTATCAGACAAAGTTTCAATCAGGATTCTGTTGAAACACAAGAGGTGCTGGCCCAGCTTCAGCAACTGCTCAAGGCTGGTGTGAGGCAACAGTTGCCGCCCATCACGCAGAGTGTGAAGGCGGTCCAGGAAACCCGCAAGCAGCTTAAATCCATGAATCCCGGACAGGAGTAA
- a CDS encoding TerC family protein, with protein MLEFFQTLSWTAIFQIILIDILLGGDNAVIIALACRNLEKAQRMKGILWGTFGAIIMRVILIAFALKLLEIPYLKIVGGALLIWIGIKLLIPEEDEHGNVAGGTSVWTAVKTILIADFVMSLDNVIAIAAAAQKTTPGHEVAYVAFGLIVSVPIIIWGSTLVLKLIDKYPLVITLGAGLLGWLAGGMLVSDVFTERTFFNGEHAPQTVKIAVEVIGVIVVVGLGKWLASRKGKSQVTETH; from the coding sequence ATGCTTGAGTTTTTTCAGACCCTGAGCTGGACCGCAATATTCCAGATTATTCTCATTGACATACTTTTAGGTGGTGACAACGCCGTCATCATTGCCTTGGCATGCCGCAATCTGGAAAAAGCGCAACGCATGAAAGGCATTCTTTGGGGCACGTTCGGCGCCATCATTATGCGGGTGATCCTGATCGCCTTCGCGCTCAAACTGCTGGAAATTCCTTATCTGAAAATCGTTGGTGGCGCTTTGCTGATCTGGATTGGTATCAAGTTGCTGATTCCGGAAGAAGACGAACATGGTAATGTTGCCGGCGGTACATCGGTTTGGACCGCTGTCAAAACAATCCTGATTGCCGACTTTGTCATGAGTCTGGATAACGTTATTGCCATCGCTGCAGCTGCGCAGAAAACCACGCCCGGACATGAAGTAGCCTATGTGGCCTTCGGTCTGATCGTCAGCGTGCCAATTATTATCTGGGGCAGCACCCTGGTGCTCAAACTGATCGACAAGTATCCGCTGGTGATTACGCTGGGAGCGGGTCTGTTGGGTTGGCTGGCCGGTGGCATGCTGGTTTCCGATGTATTTACCGAGAGAACATTCTTCAATGGCGAACATGCACCGCAAACTGTTAAGATTGCAGTAGAAGTCATTGGCGTAATCGTGGTTGTTGGTTTAGGTAAATGGCTGGCTTCCCGCAAGGGCAAGTCGCAGGTAACTGAAACGCACTAA
- a CDS encoding TerC family protein — translation MDIGSSAFWLALLEIVWVNILLSGDNAVVIALAARTLPENQQKKAIVIGSGAAIVMRIILTLVAAKLLMLPYLKIIGAVLLVYIGVSLVNSDDEQGGHEKSHSTLMSAIRTILVADLVMSLDNVVAVAAAAHGDTTLLVIGLALSIPLVIFGSTLLLSVIEKFPLIVWLGAALLGYIAGEMFVGDPVIEPRTESWASLAHMTHHQLAVTMGIAGALLVVVLGKIFVARTKN, via the coding sequence ATGGATATAGGTTCTTCGGCGTTCTGGCTCGCCTTGCTTGAAATTGTATGGGTCAATATTCTGCTGTCGGGTGACAATGCAGTGGTCATTGCACTGGCCGCCCGCACGTTGCCGGAAAATCAGCAGAAAAAGGCAATCGTGATTGGATCGGGCGCAGCCATCGTGATGAGGATTATTCTCACCCTGGTCGCCGCCAAACTATTGATGCTTCCTTATTTGAAAATCATTGGCGCGGTGCTGCTGGTCTATATCGGGGTTTCTCTGGTTAACTCGGATGACGAGCAGGGCGGGCATGAAAAATCCCATAGCACGCTAATGAGCGCGATTCGCACCATTCTGGTGGCTGATCTGGTAATGAGCCTGGATAACGTTGTCGCGGTTGCTGCTGCCGCTCATGGCGATACTACGCTGCTGGTGATCGGTCTGGCGCTGAGTATTCCGCTTGTGATTTTTGGCAGTACCTTGTTGCTGAGCGTGATTGAAAAATTTCCGCTCATTGTATGGTTGGGTGCGGCGCTACTCGGTTATATTGCAGGTGAGATGTTTGTCGGTGACCCGGTGATTGAACCGCGTACCGAGAGCTGGGCGTCGCTGGCGCACATGACGCATCATCAATTGGCTGTCACCATGGGTATTGCCGGTGCGCTTCTGGTTGTTGTGCTGGGCAAAATTTTTGTGGCTCGTACAAAAAACTGA
- a CDS encoding LysR family transcriptional regulator: protein MIEIKHLETLTAIREAGNLQDAAERLSVTQSALSHQIRELESRLNLNLLNRRTRPARFTTAALRLLTLADDVLPRIRSAEREMQKLAAGSTGRLYLAIECHSCFQWLMPTLDAFRLQWQDISLDLSAAFSFAPIPALMRGDLDLVITSDPVPNESVEYVALFKYELVLAVAADNPLARKRFIKPTDLSNQVLITYPVEEERLDIFTAFLDPAGVEPASIRKSELTPMIIQLVNSNRGVAALPNWALTEYQAQDWLKIVHLGEAPGIWRTLYAAIRTEDRETPYVQAFVELAREISFKHLAGIRMAS, encoded by the coding sequence ATGATTGAAATTAAACATCTTGAAACGCTGACCGCTATCCGCGAAGCAGGCAATTTGCAGGATGCCGCCGAACGCCTGTCGGTAACGCAATCGGCACTTTCGCACCAGATCCGCGAACTGGAAAGCAGACTCAATCTGAACTTGCTGAATCGCCGCACGCGCCCCGCTCGCTTCACTACCGCGGCATTGCGCCTGCTAACGCTCGCTGATGATGTCCTGCCACGCATCCGCAGCGCCGAGCGCGAAATGCAGAAACTGGCAGCGGGCAGCACGGGTCGCCTGTATCTGGCGATTGAATGCCACTCCTGTTTCCAGTGGCTGATGCCTACCCTGGATGCGTTTCGGCTGCAATGGCAGGACATTTCACTGGACCTGTCCGCTGCCTTTTCCTTCGCTCCCATTCCCGCCCTGATGCGCGGTGATCTGGATCTGGTCATCACCTCGGATCCAGTACCGAATGAATCCGTAGAGTATGTGGCGCTATTTAAATATGAACTTGTACTGGCGGTGGCCGCAGACAATCCACTGGCCCGCAAGCGCTTTATCAAGCCCACAGACCTGAGCAACCAGGTTCTGATTACCTACCCCGTGGAGGAAGAACGCCTGGATATCTTCACAGCCTTCCTGGATCCGGCCGGCGTAGAACCGGCGTCTATACGCAAGTCGGAACTGACGCCCATGATTATCCAATTAGTAAACAGCAATCGCGGTGTGGCCGCCTTACCTAATTGGGCACTCACTGAGTATCAGGCACAGGACTGGCTCAAAATTGTCCATTTGGGAGAAGCGCCCGGTATCTGGCGTACGCTGTATGCAGCCATTCGCACGGAAGACCGAGAGACCCCCTATGTGCAGGCGTTTGTGGAACTGGCCAGGGAAATCTCGTTCAAGCACCTTGCTGGCATTCGTATGGCTTCCTGA
- the cfa gene encoding cyclopropane fatty acyl phospholipid synthase produces MAVGSQHSASLDHLSKIAAMAGVTINGDAPWDLRLTDNKAADRILAQGSMGLGESYMDGQWECDQIDEMITRLLRHRIDDKVRSAATLWHILRARFVNNQTRSKAWEVGEKHYDLGNEFFRDMLDARMTYTCGYWDNASTLDEAQEAKLDLVCQKMGLKPGMTVLDIGCGWGSFMRFAAERYGAHCTGITISKEQAEYGQKMCEGLPVQFLLQDYRDLTGQYDRIVSLGMFEHVGRKNYRTYFEAARRNLKEDGLFLMHTIGGRVRDHDPDPWIHKYIFPNGEIPVIGQVADHTQGLFLIEDLHNFGADYDKTLMAWHANFEKHWHKHASQYSERFYRMWRYYLLICAGSFRARDNQLWQFVLSPNGVPGGYRRPKL; encoded by the coding sequence ATGGCCGTGGGCAGTCAACATTCAGCATCCTTAGATCACTTGAGCAAAATTGCTGCAATGGCAGGTGTAACGATCAATGGAGATGCGCCGTGGGACCTTCGTCTCACAGATAACAAAGCAGCAGACCGCATCCTTGCCCAGGGGAGCATGGGCCTGGGTGAAAGTTATATGGACGGTCAATGGGAATGCGACCAGATTGATGAAATGATCACCCGCCTGCTTAGGCACCGCATTGATGACAAAGTCAGGTCCGCCGCCACCCTCTGGCATATTCTGCGTGCCCGTTTTGTGAATAACCAGACTCGCTCCAAAGCCTGGGAAGTAGGCGAAAAGCACTATGACCTGGGTAACGAGTTTTTTCGGGATATGCTCGACGCGCGCATGACCTATACATGCGGCTACTGGGATAACGCCAGCACACTGGACGAAGCCCAGGAAGCCAAGCTTGACCTGGTATGCCAGAAAATGGGGCTCAAGCCGGGCATGACCGTGCTGGATATCGGATGTGGCTGGGGTAGCTTCATGCGGTTTGCCGCTGAACGTTACGGTGCGCATTGCACCGGCATCACTATTTCCAAAGAGCAGGCCGAATACGGACAAAAAATGTGCGAAGGCCTGCCGGTACAGTTTCTATTGCAGGACTATCGTGACCTGACCGGCCAATATGATCGCATTGTCAGCCTTGGCATGTTCGAACATGTGGGGCGCAAGAATTACCGTACCTACTTTGAAGCGGCACGCAGGAATCTGAAAGAAGACGGACTATTTCTGATGCACACCATTGGCGGACGAGTTCGCGATCACGATCCCGATCCATGGATTCACAAATATATTTTCCCCAACGGAGAAATCCCTGTGATCGGTCAGGTGGCTGATCATACTCAAGGATTGTTTCTGATTGAAGATCTGCACAATTTTGGCGCCGATTACGACAAAACGCTCATGGCGTGGCATGCCAATTTTGAAAAACATTGGCACAAACACGCATCGCAGTATTCTGAACGTTTCTATCGCATGTGGAGATACTACTTGCTCATTTGTGCCGGTTCATTCCGGGCGCGCGACAACCAACTATGGCAGTTTGTCCTGTCGCCCAACGGTGTACCCGGCGGTTATCGACGGCCCAAGCTCTAA
- the sucD gene encoding succinate--CoA ligase subunit alpha: MSILINKDSKVITQGITGKTGQFHTRMCRDYANGKEAFVAGVNPKRAGEDFEGVPIYASVKDAKAQTGANVSVIYVPPAGAADAIWEAVEADLDLVICITEGIPVRDMLAVRNRMRQENKKTLLLGPNCPGLITPDELKIGIMPAHICKKGRIGVVSRSGTLTYEAVAQLTELGLGQSSAVGIGGDPINGLKHIDILKMFNEDPETDAVVMIGEIGGPDEVNAAEWAKDNMTKPIVGFIAGVTAPPGKRMGHAGALISGGADTADAKLEIMEACGIRTTRNPSEMGKLLKSVL, encoded by the coding sequence ATGTCAATTCTGATCAATAAAGACTCCAAAGTTATCACTCAGGGTATTACCGGCAAAACCGGTCAGTTCCACACACGTATGTGCCGCGATTACGCCAATGGTAAAGAAGCCTTTGTGGCTGGCGTCAATCCCAAACGCGCAGGCGAAGATTTCGAAGGCGTGCCTATTTACGCGTCGGTCAAGGATGCAAAAGCGCAAACCGGCGCCAATGTGTCTGTGATCTACGTTCCACCGGCTGGCGCTGCCGATGCGATCTGGGAAGCAGTAGAGGCAGACCTGGATCTGGTTATCTGCATTACCGAAGGTATTCCTGTCCGCGATATGCTGGCCGTTCGCAACCGTATGCGCCAGGAAAACAAGAAAACGCTGCTGCTGGGCCCTAACTGCCCAGGTCTGATCACCCCCGATGAACTCAAGATCGGCATTATGCCAGCGCACATCTGCAAAAAAGGCCGCATCGGCGTAGTCAGCCGCTCAGGCACACTGACGTACGAAGCGGTTGCCCAGTTGACCGAGCTTGGTCTGGGGCAGTCCAGTGCCGTTGGTATTGGTGGCGATCCGATCAACGGGCTCAAGCACATTGATATCCTCAAAATGTTCAATGAAGATCCCGAAACCGACGCAGTTGTCATGATTGGCGAGATTGGCGGGCCTGACGAAGTCAATGCCGCAGAATGGGCCAAAGACAATATGACAAAGCCGATCGTTGGCTTTATCGCGGGTGTGACTGCACCTCCGGGCAAACGCATGGGCCACGCCGGCGCACTGATCTCCGGCGGTGCCGATACGGCAGATGCCAAGCTGGAAATCATGGAAGCTTGCGGTATTCGCACCACGCGTAATCCGTCTGAAATGGGCAAATTGCTCAAATCAGTACTGTAA
- the hemC gene encoding hydroxymethylbilane synthase — protein sequence MTELKKLTIATRASRLALWQAHHVRDLLLAQYPQLQVELLELTTKGDQILDRTLSKIGGKGLFIKELETALVDGRADLAVHSLKDVPVDLQSPFTLAAILERADPTDAFVSPTYHQLSQLPAGAVVGTSSLRRESQIRAAYPHLVVKPLRGNLDTRLSKLDNGDYDAIVLATAGLQRLGLGDRIASRLEVSESLPAAGQGALGIEVLESRTELLEILAGLADPATTACVTAERAVSRTLGGSCQVPIAAYATLTDNAVTLNALVATPDGSRVLRSTRTSGAEGADQLGVEVAQALQEQGADQILAALHEASQNDADKA from the coding sequence GTGACCGAACTTAAAAAACTGACCATCGCAACCCGTGCCAGCCGCCTTGCCCTATGGCAAGCGCATCACGTTCGTGATTTGCTGCTGGCCCAATATCCTCAGTTGCAGGTCGAACTTCTGGAACTGACGACAAAGGGCGATCAGATTCTGGATCGTACGTTGTCAAAGATTGGCGGCAAGGGGCTGTTTATCAAGGAGCTGGAAACGGCGCTGGTAGACGGCAGGGCAGACCTTGCCGTGCACTCACTCAAAGACGTGCCGGTCGATCTGCAATCTCCTTTTACTTTGGCGGCAATCCTGGAACGGGCCGACCCAACTGACGCCTTTGTGTCGCCAACTTACCATCAGCTTAGTCAATTGCCGGCCGGTGCCGTGGTGGGAACATCCAGCTTGCGCCGTGAGTCGCAGATCCGGGCCGCCTATCCGCATTTGGTGGTCAAACCTTTGCGGGGCAACCTTGACACCCGTTTGTCCAAACTGGATAACGGCGACTATGATGCTATCGTACTGGCCACCGCCGGCTTGCAACGCCTGGGACTGGGTGATCGCATTGCATCGCGGCTGGAAGTCTCCGAGAGTCTGCCGGCGGCGGGACAGGGCGCGCTGGGCATTGAGGTGCTGGAATCACGTACGGAATTGCTGGAGATCCTGGCCGGCCTGGCCGATCCGGCAACCACCGCTTGTGTTACTGCGGAACGCGCAGTATCCCGGACGCTGGGCGGATCTTGCCAGGTGCCGATTGCCGCCTACGCGACGCTCACAGATAATGCGGTCACGCTCAATGCGCTGGTGGCAACGCCTGATGGTTCACGTGTATTGCGCAGCACACGGACATCCGGTGCCGAAGGTGCCGATCAGCTGGGTGTCGAGGTCGCGCAAGCGCTGCAGGAGCAGGGGGCCGACCAAATACTGGCGGCACTGCACGAGGCATCACAAAACGACGCCGACAAGGCGTGA
- the recX gene encoding recombination regulator RecX, with product MSDFSQGQGRRGPGRSLLARGISYLSRREHSEYELRKKLAPHAESPAELDAVMLRLKKENWQSDSRFLQATANVAAQKWGAMRIAAKLRQHHLSEEDVNATLHNLQSSEYERAKAVWEKKFKGEAYTTPQEYAKQMRFLLSRGFSADIVRKIIRAPSDD from the coding sequence ATGAGTGATTTTTCCCAAGGGCAGGGCAGGCGCGGCCCTGGTCGCAGCCTGCTTGCCCGTGGTATTTCTTATCTCTCCAGGCGTGAACATTCGGAATACGAGCTTAGGAAAAAGCTTGCTCCCCATGCTGAAAGTCCTGCAGAGCTTGACGCGGTCATGCTGCGCCTGAAGAAAGAAAACTGGCAATCGGACAGTCGTTTTCTACAGGCGACGGCGAATGTCGCTGCGCAAAAATGGGGGGCAATGCGTATTGCCGCCAAATTGCGGCAACATCATCTTTCTGAAGAGGATGTCAATGCGACCCTTCACAATTTACAGAGCTCCGAATACGAACGCGCCAAAGCTGTCTGGGAAAAAAAATTCAAGGGAGAGGCATACACCACTCCCCAGGAATATGCCAAACAAATGCGCTTCCTGCTCAGCCGCGGTTTCTCCGCAGATATCGTAAGAAAGATTATCCGCGCGCCGTCAGACGACTAA
- a CDS encoding DUF2889 domain-containing protein: MSLGSSARKPIHTRRITMDAYLREDSLWELEAHLVDVKAYDFPTKVGAMHLAGDPVHDMTIVLLVTPEGMISDVRAKYQAAPYDSACMAIEDAYRGLVGLHLLRQFRVAVRERFGRVDGCTHMSELVVLLPTVFVQSLSAQRREQAEKTGKKPFQLEGCHALALTSPVVREYYPEWYVNPQDGSKRRVRQS, encoded by the coding sequence ATGTCTCTGGGTTCTTCGGCACGCAAGCCAATTCACACCCGTCGTATCACCATGGATGCCTATCTCCGGGAGGATTCCCTCTGGGAGCTAGAAGCGCATCTGGTCGATGTCAAAGCTTATGACTTTCCCACCAAAGTCGGTGCAATGCACCTGGCAGGCGATCCGGTGCACGATATGACAATTGTTCTGCTGGTTACGCCTGAGGGGATGATTTCCGATGTCCGGGCCAAATATCAGGCTGCGCCGTATGATTCAGCCTGTATGGCCATTGAAGACGCCTACCGTGGTCTGGTCGGATTGCATCTGCTGCGCCAATTCCGGGTAGCAGTGCGCGAACGCTTTGGTCGTGTCGATGGCTGTACGCATATGTCCGAGCTGGTTGTGCTACTGCCTACTGTTTTTGTACAGAGCTTGTCGGCACAGCGCCGCGAGCAGGCTGAGAAAACCGGGAAAAAGCCGTTCCAGCTGGAAGGGTGCCACGCGCTGGCGCTCACTTCTCCGGTGGTCCGGGAGTATTATCCGGAGTGGTATGTCAACCCGCAAGATGGCAGTAAACGCAGGGTCAGGCAGTCATGA
- a CDS encoding uroporphyrinogen-III synthase — protein sequence MHHLRTTVILTRPQGKNQGLQMRFEQAGLRVTTLPALTLQRIAITGPVPDPAAFDLVFFVSGFAVDCFLICWLSKACNGRKGCMPVV from the coding sequence GTGCATCATCTGCGCACAACGGTCATTCTCACGCGACCACAAGGAAAAAACCAGGGCCTGCAAATGCGTTTCGAACAGGCAGGGCTGCGTGTTACCACGCTCCCGGCTTTGACGTTGCAGCGCATCGCTATTACTGGCCCGGTTCCTGACCCCGCCGCGTTCGATCTGGTGTTTTTTGTCAGCGGCTTTGCCGTTGATTGCTTTTTGATCTGCTGGTTGAGCAAGGCATGCAATGGCCGCAAGGGCTGCATGCCGGTTGTGTAG